In Sulfitobacter sp. M39, the following proteins share a genomic window:
- a CDS encoding SDR family NAD(P)-dependent oxidoreductase, whose product MTEWTGKRYWLIGASAGLGEALAHKLGRLGAEVIVSARSEDKLAALVDELPVSASYQTIDVQDIDSIRAAVKAVGPVDGVVYLAGAYWPFGAKEWEPEHATTMIDVNLTGLVRVMGEVVPDMVKRDAGHIVITSSLTAYRGLPKSIGYTASKAGTLSLAECMHADLRKTGVKVQVINPGFIRTQLTDKNDFKMPFLMEPEAAAQQVVEHMSGSSFKKSFPFGFSLFFRLAQFLPDGIYYRLFG is encoded by the coding sequence ATGACCGAATGGACAGGAAAACGCTATTGGCTGATCGGGGCGAGCGCCGGACTGGGCGAAGCGCTGGCACATAAGCTGGGCCGACTGGGAGCCGAGGTCATCGTCTCTGCCCGGTCCGAAGACAAGTTGGCGGCGCTGGTCGATGAACTGCCCGTTTCGGCAAGCTACCAGACCATCGACGTGCAGGATATCGACAGCATCCGCGCCGCGGTCAAAGCCGTCGGGCCGGTGGACGGGGTTGTCTATCTGGCGGGGGCATATTGGCCCTTTGGGGCTAAGGAGTGGGAGCCGGAGCATGCGACCACAATGATCGATGTGAACCTCACCGGGCTGGTGCGCGTGATGGGCGAAGTGGTGCCGGATATGGTCAAGCGCGACGCGGGCCACATCGTGATCACCTCTAGCCTGACGGCCTATCGCGGGCTGCCAAAGTCTATCGGCTATACGGCGTCCAAGGCGGGCACCTTGTCCTTGGCGGAATGTATGCACGCCGACCTGCGCAAGACCGGCGTGAAGGTGCAGGTGATCAACCCCGGTTTCATCCGCACGCAGCTGACCGACAAGAACGACTTCAAGATGCCCTTTTTGATGGAGCCCGAGGCCGCCGCGCAGCAAGTGGTCGAACATATGAGCGGCAGCAGCTTTAAGAAAAGTTTCCCCTTCGGGTTCTCACTTTTCTTCCGGCTGGCGCAGTTCCTGCCCGACGGGATCTACTACCGTCTATTCGGGTGA